The Caretta caretta isolate rCarCar2 chromosome 10, rCarCar1.hap1, whole genome shotgun sequence genome has a window encoding:
- the SERF2 gene encoding small EDRK-rich factor 2 isoform X1, which translates to MRSGPGGDPGRGRRADAAERSHDPSTSDRRAADVQWGWVVGPYLIQGAASQSSAGVVAGGNQRELARQKNMKKQTDSGKGKRRDDGLSAAARKQRDSEIMQQKQKKASEKKEQPK; encoded by the exons ATGAGGAGCGGCCCTGGGGGGGACCCGGGACGTGGCCGCCGAGCGGACGCAGCCGAGCGGAGCCATGACCC AAGTACCTCAGACAGGAGGGCAGCTGATGTCCAGTGGGGCTGGGTCGTGGGGCCTTATCTCATCCAGGGTGCAGCGAGTCAGTCTTCTGCTGGTGTCGTTGCAGGCGGGAACCAGCGTGAACTGGCCCGTCAGAAGAACATGAAGAAGCAGACTGACTCGGGCAAGGGGAAGCGGCGCGATGACGGCCTGTCGGCTGCTGCCCGGAAGCAGAG AGACTCTGAGATAATGCAGCAGAAGCAGAAAAAGGCCAGTGAGAAGAAGGAGCAACCAAAATAA
- the SERF2 gene encoding small EDRK-rich factor 2 isoform X2: protein MTRGNQRELARQKNMKKQTDSGKGKRRDDGLSAAARKQRDSEIMQQKQKKASEKKEQPK from the exons ATGACCC GCGGGAACCAGCGTGAACTGGCCCGTCAGAAGAACATGAAGAAGCAGACTGACTCGGGCAAGGGGAAGCGGCGCGATGACGGCCTGTCGGCTGCTGCCCGGAAGCAGAG AGACTCTGAGATAATGCAGCAGAAGCAGAAAAAGGCCAGTGAGAAGAAGGAGCAACCAAAATAA